A segment of the Chitinivorax sp. PXF-14 genome:
TTGGCCGATGTGCAGCGCGTTGCCGAGACGTATCTGCGCGAGCCCAACCGCACGCTCGGCGAATTCATTCCCACCGACAAGGCCGAGCGTGTCGCGATCCCGCCGACACCGGAGGTCGCGCCGCTGGTCGAGGGCTACCAGGGCCGCGCCGCGCTGGCCGAGGGCGAGGCCTTCGACCCGACGCCGGCCAATATCGAGCAGCGCACCACGCGCACCGCGCTGGCCAACGGCATGAAGCTCGCGCTGCTGCCCAAGACGACGCGTGGCAACACGGTGAACGGCAGCCTGGTGCTGCGGTTTGGCGACGAGAGCAGCCTCAAGGGCCGGAAATCGGTGGCCGCGATGACGGCCGGCATGCTGCGCCGAGGCACGAGCAAGCTGAGCCGTCAGCAGATCGCCGACCGTCTCGACGAACTGAAGGCGAGCATGAGTATCGGCGGCGATGGCGGCGTGGTCAGCATCAACTTCGAGACCCGCCGCAACGCCTTGCCGGCCTTTCTCGACCTGTTGCGCGAGATACTGCGCGAGCCCGCCTTCCCGCAGGGCGAGTTCGAGCAGTTCCGCACCAGCTGGCTGACCAATGTCGAAGGCCAGCGGCGCGAGCCCGGCGCGGTCGCGCAGAACGCCCTGGCGCGTTATGCCAACCCCTATCCCCAGGGCGACGTGCGCTATGTCGAGAGCGTGGACGAGTCACTGGCCAGCATCAACGCGATCAAGCTCGATGAGCTCAAGGCCTTCCATCGCCAGTTCTATGGCGCGAACAACGGTGAACTGGCGCTGGTGGGCGATTTCGATGCCGCTGCCGTGCAACCGCAGCTGGCCAGGCTGTTCGGCGGCTGGAACAGCCCCGCCAGCTATGCGCGCGTGCCGGGCCCGTTCGTGCCCGCCGAGCCGACTGCGATGCGCTTCGAGACACCGGACAAGGCCAACGCCGTGCTGCTCGCGACGCAGCGCCTGCCGCTTCGGGATGACGATGCGGATTACCCGGCGCTGTTGATCGGCGAGCACGTCTTCGGTGGCGGCAGCCTCAAGTCGCGCCTGATGGATCGCCTGCGCCAGAAGGAGGGTCTCAGCTACGGTGCGGGCTCCTGGCTGGTGGCGGGCAGCCAGGATGCAAACGGCGGGCTTGGCATTCAGGCCATCTTCGCGCCGCAGAACCTGGCGCGCGTGCAGCAGGGCGTGCAGGAAGAGCTTACCCGCCTGCTCAAGGATGGTGTGACCGAGCAGGAGGTCGAAGAGGCCAAGAGCGGCCTGCTGCAGGCGTCACGCGTGGCGCGCGCGCAGGACGGCACGCTGGCCGGTGGGCTGGCCAACCAGCTGTACCTGAAGCGAACCATGGCCTTCTCGGCAGAGCGTGAGGAAAAAATCAAGGCCGCCACGGCGAACGAGGTCAACGCGGCGCTGCGCAAGTATCTCGATGCCGGCAAGCTGGTGCAGGTGGTGGCCGGTGATTTTGCCGCTGCCGGCAAGGGCGACAGGAAGTAGCGCCAGCAGCCCTCCCCGCGGTCAAGGGGAGGGCTGTCGTGCTAGACTGCCGCCGACTTCAGCCCTGACGGACTCATCATGCAATTCAAGATCATCCCGGTTACCCCATTCCAGCAGAACTGCTCGCTGATCTGGTGCGACGCCACGCGCGAGGCCGCCGTGGTCGACCCCGGTGGCGACGTGGCGCGCATCCTGGCCGAAGTGGAAAAACATGGGCTGATGCTGAAGAAGATCCTGCTCACGCACGGCCATCTCGATCATGTCGGCGGCACGGCCGAACTGGCCAGCAAGCTCGGCCTGCCGATCGAGGGCCCGCACATGGACGACCAGTTCTGGATCGAGGCCCTGCCGCAGCAGGCGCAGATGTTTGGCTTCGGCGACGCCAAGACCTTTGTACCGGATCGCTGGCTGGCCCAGGGCGATGTGGTCGAGCTAGGCCCGCTTCGCTTGCTGGTGCGTTTCTGCCCAGGCCACACGCCGGGCCATGTGATCTTCTTCGAGCCCGAGAGCCGCGTCGCCTTCGTCGGCGACGTGCTGTTCGCCGGCTCGATCGGCCGCACCGATTTCCCGGGCGGCAATCATCAGCAGCTGATCGATTCGATCAAGCAGCAGCTGTGGACGCTTGGCGACGACGTGCGTTTCGTGCCGGGGCATGGCCCGATGTCGACCTTCGGTCAGGAGCGTGCGACCAACCCCTTCGTGGCTGACAAGCGTTACGGCTGATCGGCCTGGGCCGAGTCCTTGCGGTTGCTGCCGGCCACCATCTTGTATTCGAACAGGCGGCATTCGAGCGCGCCGTTGAACAATACCGTGCGCTTCGAGGCCGACAGGCGGATCAGCTTGGCCAGCGCCGGGTCGGCCGTGAAGAAATAGGCGCGCCAGCCCGAGAATTTCTTCTTCAACACGGCGCCGATCTGCGGGTACATCTCGGCCAGCTTGTCGAGTTCGTCCAGCCGTACCCCGTAAGGTGGGTTGGCGACCAGTACGCCGGTCTCGGTCGGCGCCGATACTTCCATCAGGTCGACCTGCTTGAGCTGCACGCAATCGGCAAGGCCGGCGTGCTCGAGGTTGGCGCGCGCCGCCTTGAGCGCGTCGCCGTACTTGTCGCTGCCGTAGATCGCCAGCGGGTGCGGCGGCTGGGCGGCGGTGCGTGCCTCGTCCAGCAAGGCCTGCCACTTGATGCGGTGGAAGGTCTTGAGCTTTTCGAAGCCGAAGCTGCGCTTGAGCCCGGGCGCAATATTGAGCGCCATCATCGCCGCCTCGAGCAGGAAGGTGCCGCTGCCGCACATCGGGTCGAGCAGCGTCTGCTCGGGCGTCCAGCCGGCGAGCATGAGAATGCCCGCGGCGAGGTTCTCGCGGATTGGCGCCTCGTTGGTGGCCACGCGCCAGCCGCGCTTGAACAGCGGCTCGCCGGAGAAATCCACATACAGGGTGCAGCGCGTGCCGTCGAGAAAGCCATGGATGCGCACGTCGGGATTGGCGCGGTCGACACTCGGACGCTCGCCGCATGTGTCGCGGAAGCGGTCGCACACGGCGTCCTTGACGCGCAGCGTGACAAATTCGACGCTCTGGATCGGCGCCTTCTTGTTTGCGGTCATCTGTACGCGAATGGTCCGCTTCACGTCGAATAGCCAGTCCCATTCGGTGTTGCGTGCAAGCGCATAGATGTCCTGATCTGTCCGGTACTGGCCGTCGCCCACGCGCCATAGTACGCGGCTCGCGGTGCGGCTCCAGAGATTGGCTTTTGCCCCCATCAACCAGTCGCCGTTAAAATGGACGCCACCGTCCACCGCCTTGATGCCACCCGCGCCCAGGCTGCTCAATTCTTCCGCCAGCGCGGGTTCCAGTCCGCGAGGGCAGGGGGCGAAATACTGGTGCGTGGGCTTTTGCGACATATCAAGGTCCTCTTTGGGCAAGCGCGGCAGAATAGCACAATTGACTGTCACGGCTGGCTCTAAGTTTAGCTGTCAATCTATCGAGGTAGCTGCATGAATTTCCAAGGCAAATTCCCGTTGATCCGCCCGCGCCGCATGCGCCATGACGACTTTTCCCGCCGACTGATGCGCGAAAACGTGCTGACGGCAAACGATCTGATCTATCCGGTGTTCGTACTCGATGGCAGCAACCGCGTCGAGCCCGTCTCGTCGATGCCCGGCGTCGAGCGCCAGAGTATCGACCACCTGCTGCATACGGCCGAGCGCGCGGTCAAGCTCGGCATTCCGGCGCTGGCGCTGTTCCCGGTCATCGATGCCAGTTTCAAGACGCTCGACGGGCGCGAGGCTTACAACCCCGAGGGCCTGGTGCCGCGCACGATCGAGGCGCTCAAGGAGCACTTCCCCGAGCTGGGCGTGATCACCGATGTCGCCCTGGACCCGTACACGAGCCATGGCCAGGACGGCGTGATCGACGGCAGCGGCTATGTGCTCAACGACGAAACGGTGGAAATCCTCACCAAGCAGGCCTTGTGTCATGCCGCGGCCGGTGCCGACATGGTGGCACCGAGCGACATGATGGATGGCCGCATTGCCAGCCTGCGCCAGGCGCTCGAAGCCAGGGGGATGATCCACACGCGCATCCTGGCCTACTCGGCCAAGTATGCCTCGGCATTCTATGGCCCGTTCCGCGAGGCGGTGGGGTCCGCCACCAGCCTGGGCAAGGGCAACAAGTACACCTATCAGATGGACCCGGCCAACAGCGACGAGGCGCTGCGCGAGGTGGCGCTGGACCTCGCTGAGGGCGCCGACATGGTGATGGTGAAGCCGGGCATGCCCTATCTCGATATCGTTCGTCGCGTGAAGGACGAATTCGGCGTGCCGACCTTTGTCTACCAGGTGTCGGGTGAATACGCGATGCTCAAGGCCGCGGCGCTGAACGGCTGGCTCGACGAGCGTGCCGTGGTGCTCGAATCGTTGCTGGCGTTCAAGCGCGCGGGTGCCGATGCAGTATTGACCTATTTCGCGCTCGATGCGGCGGAATGGCTCCAGGGCTGAGCCGGGAAACGGTTATTCGCTGAGCTGGCGGGCGCGGAACTTGCGCTCCTGCTCCAGGATGTAGCGCTGGATGATCTGCTCGGTCTGCGGTGTCAGGTCGAGAAAGCGGCAACCCGAACGCCGCGTGCGCAGGCCGGTGCGCAACACGAAGTCGAAGCTGGAGCGGATCTGCAGCGTCGTCACGATGAGCCCTACGCCGGGCAGGCTGATGCTGCAATTCTCATAGGTCAGCCCGGGTTCCAGCTCGATTTCCAGCGGATAGCCGATCATGCCGATACCGCCGAGGCTGATGTCCATGACTTCGACCTCGACCGGCATCTGCCCGGCAATCGGGATGACGCACTTGAGCGTCTGACTGTAGGGGATGCTGAGCCGGTAGTAGTTGCGCCGTTGCAGCTTCAGCAGCTTGTCCGGTATCGGCACGGTGAAGGCCGAGCGCCCCTGGTACTGGATAGGGCGGAACGGCCCGGTGTCGAACTGTACCTTGACCTTGTCGTGCGAGCTGACGCACATCACCTTGCCGGCCTGGGTCAGTTGCGCATTGGCGGTGGCACTGGGGCTCGGGTCGATGATCAGCTGGTGCGACTTGGTGTCGATGGCGAGCAGCGTGACCGAGGCAAACTCCTGGCGCTCGTTGTAAAAGGCCGTGATGCTGCTGTGGTGCTTGACCAGGGACGCCAGTACATAGGCGATGTCCACCGCACCGCGCAGCAGATAGGGGCTGTCGCTGCTGATAGGTTTGACCGGGTCCGTCGGGGTGTGGCG
Coding sequences within it:
- a CDS encoding M16 family metallopeptidase, producing MRLKSTALALSLALASLCAPLPAWSEQTPVAVTLPAGISRYTEVEGITEYRLANGLRVLLAPDAAKPTTTVNVTYLVGSRLENYGETGMAHLLEHLVFKGTPGLPGTSIVQELGKRGMRYNGTTSFDRTNYFETFAASDDNLDWVLKMEADRMVNSFIARKDLDSEMTVVRNEMEMGENDPAGVLMQRMVATAFLWHNYGKFPIGARSDVENVRIENLQAFYRKYYQPDNAVLVVAGRFDPAATLRRIAGYFGAIAKPSRVLEPSYTVEPAQDGARSVTLKRVGDMQLVGAMYHVPAASHADYPPFWVLAEILGDTPNGRLHKALVEKGKAAAAWSNGFALKEPGYGLFFAKLNKQQSRDEAKQQLLDVVEGVGRRPITEDELKRAKTSLLNDFEDLQNDPSALGVALSSAIAVGDWRLFFVGRDRIAAVTLADVQRVAETYLREPNRTLGEFIPTDKAERVAIPPTPEVAPLVEGYQGRAALAEGEAFDPTPANIEQRTTRTALANGMKLALLPKTTRGNTVNGSLVLRFGDESSLKGRKSVAAMTAGMLRRGTSKLSRQQIADRLDELKASMSIGGDGGVVSINFETRRNALPAFLDLLREILREPAFPQGEFEQFRTSWLTNVEGQRREPGAVAQNALARYANPYPQGDVRYVESVDESLASINAIKLDELKAFHRQFYGANNGELALVGDFDAAAVQPQLARLFGGWNSPASYARVPGPFVPAEPTAMRFETPDKANAVLLATQRLPLRDDDADYPALLIGEHVFGGGSLKSRLMDRLRQKEGLSYGAGSWLVAGSQDANGGLGIQAIFAPQNLARVQQGVQEELTRLLKDGVTEQEVEEAKSGLLQASRVARAQDGTLAGGLANQLYLKRTMAFSAEREEKIKAATANEVNAALRKYLDAGKLVQVVAGDFAAAGKGDRK
- a CDS encoding MBL fold metallo-hydrolase; the encoded protein is MQFKIIPVTPFQQNCSLIWCDATREAAVVDPGGDVARILAEVEKHGLMLKKILLTHGHLDHVGGTAELASKLGLPIEGPHMDDQFWIEALPQQAQMFGFGDAKTFVPDRWLAQGDVVELGPLRLLVRFCPGHTPGHVIFFEPESRVAFVGDVLFAGSIGRTDFPGGNHQQLIDSIKQQLWTLGDDVRFVPGHGPMSTFGQERATNPFVADKRYG
- a CDS encoding class I SAM-dependent RNA methyltransferase, which produces MSQKPTHQYFAPCPRGLEPALAEELSSLGAGGIKAVDGGVHFNGDWLMGAKANLWSRTASRVLWRVGDGQYRTDQDIYALARNTEWDWLFDVKRTIRVQMTANKKAPIQSVEFVTLRVKDAVCDRFRDTCGERPSVDRANPDVRIHGFLDGTRCTLYVDFSGEPLFKRGWRVATNEAPIRENLAAGILMLAGWTPEQTLLDPMCGSGTFLLEAAMMALNIAPGLKRSFGFEKLKTFHRIKWQALLDEARTAAQPPHPLAIYGSDKYGDALKAARANLEHAGLADCVQLKQVDLMEVSAPTETGVLVANPPYGVRLDELDKLAEMYPQIGAVLKKKFSGWRAYFFTADPALAKLIRLSASKRTVLFNGALECRLFEYKMVAGSNRKDSAQADQP
- the hemB gene encoding porphobilinogen synthase; the encoded protein is MNFQGKFPLIRPRRMRHDDFSRRLMRENVLTANDLIYPVFVLDGSNRVEPVSSMPGVERQSIDHLLHTAERAVKLGIPALALFPVIDASFKTLDGREAYNPEGLVPRTIEALKEHFPELGVITDVALDPYTSHGQDGVIDGSGYVLNDETVEILTKQALCHAAAGADMVAPSDMMDGRIASLRQALEARGMIHTRILAYSAKYASAFYGPFREAVGSATSLGKGNKYTYQMDPANSDEALREVALDLAEGADMVMVKPGMPYLDIVRRVKDEFGVPTFVYQVSGEYAMLKAAALNGWLDERAVVLESLLAFKRAGADAVLTYFALDAAEWLQG
- a CDS encoding flagellar brake protein, with protein sequence MSGDKRHTPTDPVKPISSDSPYLLRGAVDIAYVLASLVKHHSSITAFYNERQEFASVTLLAIDTKSHQLIIDPSPSATANAQLTQAGKVMCVSSHDKVKVQFDTGPFRPIQYQGRSAFTVPIPDKLLKLQRRNYYRLSIPYSQTLKCVIPIAGQMPVEVEVMDISLGGIGMIGYPLEIELEPGLTYENCSISLPGVGLIVTTLQIRSSFDFVLRTGLRTRRSGCRFLDLTPQTEQIIQRYILEQERKFRARQLSE